A window of the Haloarcula litorea genome harbors these coding sequences:
- a CDS encoding GAF domain-containing protein, which produces MSADSPTVVYADPDETGRETTAAALTDASLQVVTTPTVAETERALAERPDCVVTAATFPDGDAADVVTAVRDAEPDCPCVVYAAESPADLPRGGPGQVVEYVPRTVPNAAERLAEIVAAAASEPTQAAYPVPADEAERLAALRQYDVESLSAAETFDRLTALIASHFDIDVAFVGLVDEHEERFVACEGANWRTLAREDTICTHTILTEEVMVVEDTHEDPRFDGNERLDELDIRSYAGARITDGEGRALGAVCCTDDEPRSYTRAERDDLRRFADEVAEQLQLRRRLDGGAG; this is translated from the coding sequence CGGCCGCGGCGTTGACGGACGCCAGTCTGCAGGTAGTGACGACGCCGACCGTCGCCGAGACGGAACGGGCGCTCGCCGAAAGGCCCGACTGCGTGGTCACGGCCGCGACGTTCCCCGACGGCGACGCCGCCGACGTTGTCACGGCCGTCCGCGACGCGGAGCCGGACTGCCCGTGTGTGGTGTACGCCGCGGAGTCGCCGGCCGACCTCCCCCGCGGCGGCCCCGGACAGGTCGTCGAATACGTCCCACGGACGGTCCCGAACGCGGCGGAGCGACTGGCCGAGATCGTCGCGGCGGCGGCCAGCGAGCCGACACAGGCCGCCTACCCCGTCCCGGCCGACGAGGCCGAGCGACTGGCGGCCCTCCGACAGTACGACGTCGAGTCGCTGTCGGCCGCGGAGACGTTCGACCGCCTGACCGCACTGATCGCCAGCCACTTCGACATCGACGTGGCCTTCGTCGGCCTGGTCGACGAGCACGAGGAGCGGTTCGTCGCCTGCGAGGGCGCGAACTGGCGGACGCTGGCCCGCGAGGACACCATCTGTACCCACACCATCCTCACCGAGGAGGTGATGGTGGTCGAGGACACCCACGAAGACCCCCGGTTCGACGGGAACGAGCGGCTCGACGAGCTCGACATCCGCTCGTACGCCGGCGCTCGGATCACGGACGGCGAGGGCCGAGCGCTGGGCGCGGTCTGCTGTACCGACGACGAACCCCGCTCGTACACGCGCGCCGAGCGGGACGACCTCCGTCGGTTCGCCGACGAGGTGGCCGAACAGCTGCAGCTCCGGCGGCGGCTCGACGGAGGTGCCGGCTGA
- a CDS encoding DUF7504 family protein has product MAAQKPSPYEFADLPLSPVDPGTNLLVAGPTLGGTREVLLRLLLGGDGVVVVTADTGARQVLEAFEGLGGRRTDGVRVVDCTQEDTSGLGSGVATVGTPADLTGIGIEYSNHYEQVYARGYDAVRTGIHTLTPLLVYSDEVRPVFRFVNTVTSRVRTADGLGLCAIDPEAHDDRVVGSVTQPFDGRIEVREGETGPELRVQGLEDQPTTWTSADARA; this is encoded by the coding sequence ATGGCGGCCCAGAAGCCGTCGCCCTACGAGTTCGCCGACCTCCCGCTGTCGCCGGTCGACCCGGGGACGAACCTGCTGGTGGCCGGACCCACGCTGGGCGGGACCCGCGAGGTCCTCCTCCGCCTGCTGCTTGGCGGCGACGGCGTGGTCGTCGTCACCGCCGACACCGGCGCTCGCCAGGTACTGGAGGCCTTCGAGGGGCTGGGCGGCCGGCGGACCGACGGCGTCCGCGTGGTCGACTGCACGCAGGAGGACACCAGCGGCCTCGGGAGCGGCGTCGCCACCGTGGGGACCCCGGCCGACCTCACCGGTATCGGCATCGAGTACTCCAACCACTACGAGCAGGTGTACGCCCGCGGCTACGACGCCGTCAGGACGGGCATCCACACGCTGACGCCGCTGCTGGTCTACAGCGACGAGGTCCGTCCCGTCTTCCGGTTCGTCAACACCGTCACCAGCCGCGTCCGGACCGCCGACGGGCTGGGCCTCTGTGCCATCGACCCCGAAGCCCACGACGACCGCGTGGTCGGCAGCGTCACCCAGCCCTTCGACGGCCGGATCGAGGTCCGCGAGGGCGAGACCGGCCCGGAACTGCGCGTCCAGGGCCTCGAGGACCAGCCGACGACGTGGACGAGCGCCGACGCGCGGGCATAA
- the purS gene encoding phosphoribosylformylglycinamidine synthase subunit PurS, giving the protein MTAFTATVTVRLKRGVLDPEAETTQRQLERLGFELEDLRSADRFEIDLAADSADAAAERAEEMAERLLANPTIHDYDVEVAERE; this is encoded by the coding sequence ATGACCGCTTTCACCGCCACCGTCACCGTTCGGCTGAAACGGGGGGTCCTCGACCCCGAGGCCGAGACCACCCAGCGCCAGCTCGAACGGCTCGGGTTCGAGCTGGAGGACCTCCGGTCGGCCGACCGCTTCGAGATCGACCTGGCGGCAGACAGCGCCGACGCCGCCGCCGAGCGCGCCGAGGAGATGGCCGAGCGGCTGCTGGCGAACCCGACCATCCACGACTACGACGTGGAGGTAGCCGAGCGGGAATGA
- the purQ gene encoding phosphoribosylformylglycinamidine synthase I: protein MIAVVQFGGSNCDRDSVQALTSLGFDAELVWHEDGLPADVDGVMLPGGFSYGDYLRAGAMAARSPIVEEVRDAAADGTPVLGVCNGAQIGCESSLTPGAFTTNESARFQCEHVHCRVENADTPWTSGYDEGEVVELPIAHGEGRYEIADDRLDELERDDRILFKYCDAEGEVTPEANPNGSKHAVAGVTGDDDHVAVMMPHPERASLDDLGRTDGERVLDGFGH, encoded by the coding sequence ATGATCGCAGTAGTGCAGTTCGGGGGCTCGAACTGCGACCGCGACTCCGTACAGGCCCTGACGTCGCTGGGCTTCGACGCCGAGCTCGTCTGGCACGAGGACGGCCTGCCCGCGGACGTCGACGGCGTGATGCTCCCCGGCGGTTTCTCCTACGGCGACTACCTGCGAGCGGGCGCGATGGCCGCCCGCTCGCCCATCGTGGAGGAGGTCCGCGACGCCGCCGCGGACGGGACGCCCGTCCTCGGGGTGTGCAACGGCGCACAGATCGGCTGCGAGTCCTCGCTCACGCCGGGGGCGTTCACGACGAACGAGAGCGCCCGGTTCCAGTGCGAACACGTCCACTGCCGCGTCGAGAACGCCGACACCCCCTGGACCAGCGGCTACGACGAGGGCGAGGTCGTCGAACTCCCAATCGCCCACGGCGAGGGCCGCTACGAGATCGCCGACGATCGGCTCGACGAGCTGGAGCGCGACGACCGGATCCTGTTCAAGTACTGCGACGCCGAGGGCGAGGTCACGCCCGAGGCCAACCCCAACGGCTCGAAACACGCCGTCGCCGGCGTCACCGGCGACGACGACCACGTCGCCGTGATGATGCCCCACCCCGAGCGGGCGTCGCTCGACGACCTCGGGCGTACCGACGGCGAGCGCGTGCTCGACGGGTTCGGGCACTGA
- a CDS encoding class I SAM-dependent methyltransferase, translating to MDPEDVRRDWADRSGRFSPAYYADIGPNEVSETLGDVLGHYAGEDAAILELGCGSGRHLAHLLDLGYENLTGVDINDDSFDVMADHYPRLAETGTFHTTALESYLPDLADDAFDVVYTVETLQHVHPDDAWVFGEVARVAGDLLITAENEGNSPDRGRAETDVSYVDDEFPLYHRNWKSVFAEHGLAQLIREPTDRDTIRVFRSP from the coding sequence ATGGACCCCGAGGACGTCCGGCGGGACTGGGCCGACCGCTCCGGCCGCTTCTCGCCGGCCTACTACGCCGACATCGGCCCCAACGAGGTCAGCGAGACGCTGGGCGACGTGTTGGGCCACTACGCCGGCGAGGACGCGGCGATCCTCGAACTCGGCTGTGGCTCGGGCCGACACCTCGCGCACCTGCTGGACCTGGGCTACGAGAACCTGACGGGCGTCGACATCAACGACGACTCCTTCGACGTGATGGCCGACCACTACCCCCGGCTCGCCGAGACGGGGACCTTCCACACGACGGCTCTGGAGTCGTACCTGCCCGATCTCGCCGACGACGCCTTCGACGTGGTCTACACCGTCGAGACGCTCCAGCACGTCCACCCCGACGACGCCTGGGTGTTCGGGGAGGTCGCCCGCGTCGCCGGCGACCTGCTGATCACCGCCGAGAACGAGGGCAACAGCCCCGACCGGGGGCGCGCGGAGACGGACGTGAGCTACGTCGACGACGAGTTCCCGCTGTACCACCGGAACTGGAAGTCCGTCTTCGCCGAGCACGGCCTCGCACAGCTCATCCGGGAGCCGACCGACCGCGACACCATCCGGGTGTTCCGGTCGCCCTGA